From Vicingus serpentipes, the proteins below share one genomic window:
- a CDS encoding FdhF/YdeP family oxidoreductase encodes MNKRKVQIVPPEDFSNLKLTERKEKAVGIPAIISSMKHISQELGIWQGIKVLNKMNQKDGFDCPGCAWPDPDGKRSSLGEYCENGVKAIAEEATTKKVDPNFFKKYSVEELSTWTDYKIGKAGRITEPMFLKEGSSHYEPISWDEAFKIIGNKLNSLNSPNEACFYTSGRTSNEAAYMYQLFARQFGTNNLPDCSNMCHESSGAGLSQTVGIGKGSVTLEDLHIAEVIVVMGQNPGTNHPRMLGALEKCKQNGGKIVSVNPIPEAGSNVFIDPQNPLSIIKGGEQLTDIYLQVKINGDVALLKATLFLMYQQEQKNPGSVFDLEFINEFTEDYDSFLADLKNIDYNEAVAESGIPEEKIKQFAQLLIENKKIIICWAMGLTQHENGVNNIREVVNILLAKGSIGKPGAGTCPVRGHSNVQGDRTMGIWEKPKEDFLAAMDQHFNIKTPREHGYDAVESIEAMNQGKIKLFMALGGNFISATPDSDFTGKAVQNCDLTVQVSTKLNRSHLVTGNEALILPCISRSETDIQKSGKQFLTVENSMGVVHRSKGSFNPASPHLLSEHAIIGGIASATFNNSSINWQYMVDDYSEVRDHIAATIAGFDNFNEKVKNPAGFYLPNGARNRKFTTENGKAKFTINPIPKRKVADGNFIMMTIRTHDQYNTTIYGMNDRYRGIINERRVVLMNKQDMKAKGLKQLQQVDLKSVFKNEERIAHNFKIIEYNIAKGCIATYFPETNVLVPIKSVAKTSNTPVSKFIEVEIIINE; translated from the coding sequence ATGAATAAACGTAAAGTACAAATTGTACCTCCTGAAGATTTCAGTAATCTTAAATTAACCGAACGAAAAGAAAAAGCTGTTGGAATTCCTGCTATAATCTCTTCAATGAAACACATTAGTCAAGAGTTAGGAATTTGGCAAGGTATAAAAGTATTAAACAAAATGAACCAAAAAGATGGTTTTGATTGCCCGGGATGCGCTTGGCCTGATCCTGATGGCAAACGTTCTAGCTTAGGAGAATATTGCGAGAATGGTGTTAAAGCAATTGCCGAGGAAGCTACCACTAAAAAAGTTGATCCTAATTTCTTTAAAAAATATAGCGTAGAAGAATTAAGCACTTGGACAGATTACAAAATTGGTAAAGCAGGTCGAATTACTGAACCTATGTTTTTAAAAGAAGGTTCATCCCATTATGAACCAATTTCATGGGATGAAGCTTTCAAAATAATAGGCAACAAATTAAATAGTTTAAACTCTCCTAACGAAGCTTGTTTTTATACTTCAGGAAGAACGAGCAATGAAGCAGCTTACATGTATCAATTGTTTGCCCGTCAATTTGGAACTAACAACTTACCAGACTGCTCTAATATGTGTCACGAATCTAGTGGCGCTGGATTAAGTCAAACCGTTGGCATAGGAAAAGGAAGTGTTACTTTAGAAGATTTACACATTGCTGAAGTAATTGTTGTTATGGGACAAAACCCAGGAACTAATCACCCTCGTATGCTAGGTGCATTAGAAAAGTGTAAACAAAACGGAGGGAAAATAGTTAGTGTTAATCCTATTCCCGAAGCTGGAAGTAATGTTTTCATTGACCCGCAAAATCCTTTATCAATAATTAAAGGAGGAGAACAATTAACCGATATTTACTTGCAAGTAAAAATTAATGGTGATGTTGCTTTATTAAAAGCTACCTTATTTTTAATGTATCAACAAGAGCAAAAAAATCCAGGAAGCGTTTTTGACCTAGAATTTATTAATGAATTTACAGAGGATTACGATTCATTTTTAGCGGATTTAAAAAACATTGATTATAATGAAGCTGTTGCTGAAAGTGGTATTCCCGAAGAAAAAATTAAACAATTTGCTCAACTTTTAATTGAAAACAAAAAAATTATCATTTGTTGGGCAATGGGTTTAACTCAACACGAAAACGGAGTTAATAATATCAGAGAAGTAGTAAACATTTTATTAGCCAAAGGTAGCATAGGAAAACCAGGAGCTGGAACATGTCCTGTTCGAGGACACAGTAATGTTCAAGGAGACAGAACAATGGGGATTTGGGAAAAGCCTAAGGAAGATTTTTTAGCAGCAATGGATCAACACTTTAATATTAAAACTCCAAGAGAACATGGATATGATGCCGTCGAGAGTATTGAAGCCATGAACCAAGGTAAAATTAAATTGTTTATGGCACTGGGTGGTAATTTTATTTCTGCAACACCAGATAGTGATTTTACAGGAAAAGCTGTTCAGAATTGTGACTTAACTGTTCAAGTTTCTACTAAATTAAATCGTTCACATTTGGTAACCGGGAATGAGGCTTTAATTTTACCATGTATTTCTCGTTCTGAAACGGACATCCAAAAAAGCGGTAAACAATTTTTAACCGTAGAAAATTCAATGGGTGTTGTACACCGAAGCAAAGGAAGCTTTAATCCAGCTTCTCCTCACCTATTAAGCGAACACGCTATTATTGGAGGAATTGCAAGTGCTACGTTTAATAATAGCAGCATTAATTGGCAATACATGGTAGATGATTACAGTGAAGTTCGTGACCACATTGCTGCTACCATTGCTGGATTTGATAACTTTAACGAAAAAGTAAAGAACCCTGCGGGTTTTTATTTACCAAATGGTGCGAGAAATAGAAAGTTTACCACAGAAAATGGAAAAGCCAAGTTTACCATTAACCCAATACCAAAACGTAAAGTAGCTGATGGCAATTTTATTATGATGACGATTAGAACACACGATCAATACAATACAACGATTTATGGTATGAATGACCGTTACCGTGGCATTATTAATGAAAGGCGTGTAGTTTTAATGAATAAGCAAGATATGAAAGCCAAGGGTTTAAAACAATTACAACAAGTAGATTTAAAAAGTGTGTTTAAAAATGAAGAACGAATTGCTCACAATTTTAAAATTATAGAATACAATATAGCTAAAGGTTGTATAGCGACTTACTTTCCAGAAACGAATGTATTAGTACCAATCAAAAGTGTAGCCAAAACAAGTAATACTCCTGTAAGTAAGTTTATAGAAGTAGAAATAATAATTAATGAGTAA
- a CDS encoding class I SAM-dependent DNA methyltransferase, which translates to MSNTKKTVLLFDKYANIYQEKFMDVSLYHKSLDILCNNIINENAKVLELACGPGNLTNYILQKRPNINILATDLAPNMLDLAKKNNPSAHFQLLDCKNISQLNTNFDAIICGFGFPYLSKKEAIQFIKDSSLILNPNGILYLSTIEDDNKKSGYRKGSNGDEMYMNFHEASYIEKALKLNNFEILELDRVVTQNKNQTITDLIIIAQNKVT; encoded by the coding sequence ATGAGTAACACAAAAAAAACAGTCCTGCTCTTTGATAAATATGCAAATATTTACCAAGAGAAATTTATGGATGTTAGTTTATACCATAAATCATTAGATATACTATGTAACAACATCATTAATGAAAATGCAAAAGTTCTAGAATTAGCTTGTGGTCCAGGCAATCTAACAAATTACATTTTACAAAAAAGACCTAATATCAATATTCTAGCAACCGATTTAGCTCCAAATATGTTAGATTTAGCTAAAAAGAACAACCCAAGCGCTCATTTTCAACTTTTAGACTGTAAAAATATCTCTCAATTAAACACAAATTTTGATGCTATTATTTGTGGTTTTGGGTTTCCTTACCTTTCAAAAAAAGAAGCAATCCAATTTATTAAAGACAGTTCATTAATTTTAAATCCTAATGGTATTCTCTATCTCAGTACTATTGAAGATGACAATAAAAAATCTGGCTATAGAAAAGGAAGCAATGGTGATGAAATGTATATGAACTTTCATGAAGCATCATACATAGAAAAAGCTTTAAAGCTAAACAATTTTGAAATATTAGAATTAGATCGTGTAGTAACACAAAATAAAAATCAAACTATTACTGATTTAATTATTATAGCTCAAAATAAAGTTACTTAA
- the tpx gene encoding thiol peroxidase, whose product MSKITLKGNEINTSGELPAIGSIAKDFNLVAEDLSTKSLNDFKGEKLILNIFPSIDTGTCASSVRNFNKEASNLANTKVLCISRDLPFAQKRFCGAEGIENVIMLSDFKTGQFGKDYGLEILDGPLAGLNSRCVLIINEEGNIIYTEQVTETVEEPNYEKALASL is encoded by the coding sequence ATGTCAAAAATCACCTTAAAAGGAAACGAAATAAACACTAGCGGAGAATTACCTGCTATTGGTTCTATTGCAAAAGATTTTAATTTAGTAGCTGAAGATTTATCTACAAAATCATTAAATGATTTTAAAGGAGAAAAATTGATATTAAATATTTTTCCGAGTATAGATACTGGAACTTGTGCATCATCAGTTCGTAATTTCAATAAAGAAGCTTCAAATCTAGCAAACACAAAAGTATTATGCATTTCTAGAGATTTACCTTTTGCTCAAAAGCGTTTTTGTGGAGCAGAAGGAATAGAAAATGTAATCATGCTTTCAGATTTTAAAACAGGACAATTTGGTAAAGATTATGGATTAGAAATTTTGGATGGTCCCTTAGCAGGATTAAATTCAAGATGTGTTTTAATTATCAACGAAGAAGGTAATATTATCTATACTGAACAAGTTACTGAAACAGTTGAAGAACCAAATTACGAAAAAGCTTTAGCTAGCCTATAA
- a CDS encoding MOSC domain-containing protein translates to MKVVSTNIAKPTTIEWNGEKLETGIYKTPVSSSIYLGKNDVNNDSVIDRKDHGGEHKACYFYSASHYAHFKELYPNLDWKFGMFGENITIDNFEETNIRIGDTFKIGSAIIQVSEPRQPCFKLGLRFKNQKILKDFIQSSYSGFYVRIIEEGEVKNGDNLTLIERNPNDISVEDVFSLLSYNKDNELLKQAIKEESLLSEKYRNSI, encoded by the coding sequence TTGAAAGTTGTTTCAACAAATATAGCCAAGCCAACTACTATAGAGTGGAATGGTGAAAAACTAGAAACAGGTATTTATAAAACACCTGTTTCTAGTTCTATTTATTTAGGTAAAAATGATGTTAATAATGATAGCGTAATTGACAGAAAAGATCATGGAGGTGAACATAAAGCTTGTTACTTCTATTCTGCCTCACATTATGCTCATTTTAAAGAACTCTACCCTAATTTAGATTGGAAATTTGGAATGTTTGGAGAAAATATTACAATAGATAATTTTGAAGAAACTAATATTAGAATTGGTGATACTTTTAAAATTGGCTCTGCAATTATTCAGGTTTCCGAACCTCGTCAACCCTGTTTTAAATTAGGCCTACGCTTCAAAAATCAAAAAATATTAAAAGATTTTATTCAATCTTCTTATTCTGGATTTTACGTTAGAATTATAGAAGAAGGTGAAGTTAAAAATGGTGATAATTTAACATTAATTGAAAGAAATCCAAACGACATTTCTGTTGAAGATGTTTTTAGCCTTTTATCTTACAACAAAGATAATGAGCTACTTAAACAAGCTATTAAGGAAGAATCTCTGCTTTCTGAAAAATATAGAAATTCAATCTAA
- a CDS encoding fatty acid desaturase family protein produces the protein MEFKTINYNNTDQPEFVKELRKRINLYFKENNISKYGNASMVLKTIAMVSMYFVPYFLILFNVFTNPWLVLGLWIIMAFGMTGIGFSVMHDANHGAYSKNQNVNKYLGYLINLVGGSAVNWKIQHNVLHHTYTNVHDHDEDIDSGGLMRLSFHQKRYKIHRLQHIYAWFFYGLLTISWLLKKDFLQLSRYKQKDLIKTQGISYKQAYWRLVGAKIFYVLYMIVLPLIFSSQAWWLTIIFFIAMHYVSSLILSTVFQAAHVVGETTFPLPDNEGKMKDNFIVHQLKTTANFAKKNRLLSWYVGGLNFQIEHHLFPNICHVHYRKLSNIVSKTAKEYNIPYHAGKSFLSALYSHGKLLNQLGKNDFTTVN, from the coding sequence ATGGAATTTAAGACTATCAACTACAACAATACAGATCAACCTGAATTTGTAAAAGAACTACGTAAACGTATCAATTTATATTTCAAAGAAAACAACATTAGCAAATACGGAAATGCAAGTATGGTTTTGAAAACTATTGCAATGGTTAGTATGTATTTTGTCCCTTATTTTTTAATTTTATTTAATGTTTTTACAAACCCATGGCTAGTTTTAGGCTTATGGATTATTATGGCTTTTGGTATGACTGGGATTGGTTTTTCAGTAATGCATGATGCTAATCATGGAGCTTACTCTAAAAATCAAAATGTAAATAAGTATTTAGGTTACCTCATTAATTTAGTTGGAGGAAGTGCTGTAAATTGGAAAATTCAACATAATGTATTGCATCATACCTACACAAATGTTCATGACCATGATGAAGATATAGATTCTGGAGGATTGATGCGTTTATCATTTCATCAAAAAAGATACAAAATACATCGATTACAACATATTTACGCTTGGTTCTTTTATGGATTACTTACAATCTCATGGTTATTAAAAAAAGACTTTTTACAGTTAAGTCGATATAAACAGAAAGATTTAATAAAAACTCAAGGCATATCATATAAACAAGCTTATTGGCGATTGGTTGGAGCTAAAATATTCTATGTTTTATATATGATAGTTCTTCCATTAATCTTCTCATCTCAAGCATGGTGGCTTACAATTATTTTCTTTATAGCCATGCATTATGTTTCAAGTTTAATTTTATCTACAGTTTTTCAAGCAGCGCATGTGGTTGGAGAAACAACTTTTCCTTTGCCTGATAATGAAGGTAAAATGAAAGATAATTTTATTGTACATCAGCTAAAAACTACAGCAAATTTTGCTAAAAAGAATAGGCTATTATCTTGGTATGTTGGAGGATTAAATTTTCAAATTGAACACCACTTATTTCCTAATATTTGTCATGTACATTACCGTAAACTGTCTAATATTGTAAGTAAAACTGCCAAAGAATATAACATACCTTACCATGCAGGCAAGTCTTTTCTTAGTGCATTATACAGTCATGGAAAACTACTTAATCAGTTAGGTAAAAATGATTTTACTACTGTTAATTAA
- a CDS encoding T9SS type B sorting domain-containing protein produces the protein MKNIFLICSLFILSTLHAQRGKDGDPVFSSTAFVNAYTFLTADANAGDTSITVNNSALNSNFSSNITSGDLVMIIQVQGVSIIDMAHPGQTPDWGRITNYNNCGNYEFVQVESVPNSTTLNFDCGLTNNYTSAGNVLVIRVPRYNTLTINPGGILTTTPWDGISGGILAIEVLGNTIINAPGKIDVSELGFRGGIAYDPTLVISGSDRYADASRVEGAEKGEGIAGDAANFNNRKFNRGAAANGGGGANAHNAGGGGGANAGNINIWNNGVGNPDISSANYIQAWDMENTITGLNSSTVSSGGGRGGYSFLQNNQNVLTVPPGDPSWGSSKREAVGGLGGRPLDYSTGKIFMGGAGGAGEGNDNQAGYGGNAGGMIFLKTFNTVSGDGDIISNGEDGGNSFGNATIGQLAGKDGAGGGGAGGTILIQTTSTVSLTGQIIANGGNGGNQILTAGLFATKDEGEGPGGSGGGGYISISAGSPTMNIIAGINGISDAPYVSNFPPNGATNGGNGITEIGTLTSFDITASDVGICPNTSASLTATITGTSPAGITIEWYDAEFNGNLLETGANFTTPSLSSNTTYYVKSCPGNFTIPVNVTINACGTPPVSSFQSSDSTLCIGSCIDFTDLSTNSPTSWKWYFFGSDSLTSSQENPLNICYNTAGNFDVALVSTNSSGSDSLYIPNFITVNPLPSVIANATDTTICSGDSIILFGSGAINYNWDNSVSDSIIFAPSNTQLYTVIGTDNNLCQNTDTITIHVQSLTTPTFTQLGPYCIGDTPDVLPTTSNNGVSGSWDAAISTAAAGTITYTFTPSGSGCATNTTMDIDVTSSITPTFTQLGPYCIGDTPDVLPTTSNNGVNGTWDAAISTAAAGSITYTFTPSGSGCATNTTMDINVTSSITPTFTQLGPYCIGDTSDVLPTTSNNGVNGTWDAAISTAAAGSITYTFTPSGSGCATNTTMDIDVTSSITPTFTQLGPYCIGDTPDVLPTTSNNGVNGTWGAVISTATAGTITYTFTPSGSGCATNTTMDIDVTSSIIPTFTQLGPYCIGDTPDVLPTTSNNGVNGTWGAVISTATAGTITYTFTPSGSGCATNTTMDIDVTSSILPTFTQLGPYCIGDTPDILPTTSNNGVNGTWDAVISTATAGTITYTFTPSGSGCATNTTMDIDVTSCSQTVTPIEPNVIIPTVFTPNIDGYNDQFNITGVGITSLQFKIYNRWGQLIFESNQLNEGWNGRTNSGTEVPEGTYYFIATVTTTNGEETHHGSVTLIR, from the coding sequence ATGAAAAATATATTTTTAATTTGCTCACTTTTTATTTTAAGTACATTACATGCTCAACGAGGAAAAGACGGTGATCCAGTATTTAGTTCTACCGCCTTTGTAAATGCTTATACCTTTTTAACTGCAGATGCAAATGCAGGAGACACTTCAATAACTGTTAACAACAGTGCTCTTAACAGTAACTTTTCTAGCAACATTACTTCTGGAGATTTAGTAATGATTATACAAGTTCAAGGTGTATCAATTATCGATATGGCTCATCCGGGACAAACACCTGATTGGGGAAGAATTACTAATTATAATAATTGTGGTAATTATGAATTTGTTCAGGTGGAAAGCGTCCCTAATTCAACCACATTAAATTTTGATTGTGGTTTAACAAATAATTATACCTCTGCTGGAAATGTATTAGTTATAAGAGTTCCAAGATACAATACTTTGACAATAAATCCTGGAGGAATACTTACAACAACTCCATGGGATGGTATTTCTGGTGGAATATTAGCAATTGAAGTACTTGGAAACACTATTATAAATGCTCCTGGTAAAATTGATGTTTCGGAATTAGGATTTAGAGGTGGTATCGCATATGATCCAACTCTTGTTATTTCAGGAAGTGATAGATATGCTGATGCAAGTAGAGTTGAAGGTGCTGAAAAAGGAGAAGGAATAGCTGGTGATGCTGCTAATTTCAACAACCGAAAATTTAACAGAGGTGCTGCTGCAAATGGTGGTGGTGGTGCAAATGCTCATAATGCCGGTGGTGGTGGTGGTGCAAACGCGGGTAATATTAATATTTGGAATAATGGTGTTGGAAATCCAGATATTTCGTCTGCTAATTATATTCAAGCATGGGACATGGAAAATACAATTACTGGACTAAATTCATCAACTGTTTCTTCTGGTGGTGGACGAGGTGGTTATTCATTCTTACAAAATAATCAAAATGTTTTAACAGTTCCTCCAGGAGACCCTAGCTGGGGAAGTTCAAAAAGAGAAGCTGTTGGAGGTTTAGGTGGACGTCCATTAGATTATTCTACAGGAAAAATATTTATGGGGGGCGCTGGTGGTGCTGGCGAAGGAAATGATAACCAAGCTGGATATGGAGGAAATGCTGGAGGAATGATTTTTTTAAAGACATTTAATACTGTTTCTGGAGATGGTGATATAATCTCTAATGGTGAAGATGGAGGAAACTCTTTTGGTAATGCAACAATAGGTCAATTAGCAGGAAAAGATGGTGCTGGTGGCGGTGGTGCTGGAGGAACTATTCTTATACAAACTACATCTACTGTTTCATTAACAGGACAAATCATTGCTAATGGTGGTAATGGCGGTAATCAAATACTTACTGCTGGTTTATTTGCTACTAAAGATGAAGGCGAAGGACCTGGTGGTAGTGGTGGTGGTGGATATATTTCAATTTCTGCAGGTTCTCCAACAATGAATATTATTGCAGGTATTAACGGTATTTCTGATGCTCCTTATGTTTCTAACTTCCCTCCTAATGGAGCTACAAATGGTGGTAATGGAATAACAGAAATTGGTACATTAACATCCTTTGACATAACTGCAAGTGATGTTGGAATTTGTCCAAATACATCCGCAAGTTTAACTGCTACAATTACAGGAACATCTCCAGCTGGCATCACTATAGAATGGTATGATGCTGAATTTAATGGAAACTTATTAGAGACGGGTGCAAACTTCACAACTCCTTCACTCTCTTCAAATACAACTTATTATGTAAAATCTTGTCCAGGTAATTTTACAATACCTGTAAATGTTACTATTAACGCTTGTGGAACTCCACCTGTTAGTAGTTTTCAATCTTCTGACTCTACATTATGTATAGGTTCTTGTATTGATTTTACTGATTTAAGTACAAATTCGCCTACTAGCTGGAAATGGTATTTCTTTGGCTCCGATTCATTAACAAGTTCTCAAGAAAACCCATTAAATATTTGTTACAATACAGCTGGAAATTTTGATGTTGCTCTTGTTTCAACTAATTCTAGTGGCTCTGATTCTTTATACATTCCTAATTTCATTACAGTTAATCCTCTGCCTTCAGTTATCGCAAATGCAACTGACACAACTATTTGTAGTGGAGATAGTATTATATTGTTTGGTAGTGGTGCAATCAACTACAATTGGGACAACTCTGTTTCTGATAGTATAATTTTTGCTCCTTCAAACACACAACTATATACAGTTATAGGTACAGATAATAATTTATGTCAAAATACTGACACGATTACGATTCATGTTCAATCTTTAACAACTCCTACTTTTACTCAACTTGGTCCTTATTGTATTGGTGATACTCCTGATGTTCTTCCTACTACTTCTAATAATGGTGTTTCTGGTTCTTGGGATGCTGCTATTTCAACTGCTGCTGCTGGAACGATTACTTACACATTTACTCCTTCGGGATCTGGATGTGCTACTAACACAACTATGGATATAGATGTTACATCTTCTATCACTCCTACTTTTACCCAACTTGGTCCTTATTGTATTGGTGATACTCCAGATGTACTTCCTACTACTTCTAATAATGGTGTTAATGGAACTTGGGATGCCGCAATTTCAACTGCCGCTGCTGGCAGTATTACTTATACATTTACTCCTTCTGGATCGGGATGTGCTACTAACACAACTATGGATATAAATGTTACATCTTCTATCACTCCTACTTTTACTCAACTTGGTCCTTATTGTATTGGTGATACTTCTGATGTTCTTCCTACTACTTCTAATAATGGTGTTAATGGAACTTGGGATGCCGCAATTTCAACTGCCGCTGCTGGCAGTATTACTTACACATTTACTCCTTCGGGATCTGGATGTGCTACTAACACAACTATGGATATAGATGTTACATCTTCTATCACTCCTACTTTTACCCAACTTGGTCCTTATTGTATTGGTGATACTCCTGATGTTCTTCCTACTACTTCTAATAATGGTGTTAATGGAACTTGGGGTGCAGTTATTTCAACTGCTACTGCGGGAACAATTACTTATACATTTACTCCTTCTGGCTCGGGATGTGCTACTAACACAACTATGGATATAGATGTTACATCTTCTATCATTCCTACTTTTACTCAACTTGGACCATATTGTATTGGTGATACTCCAGATGTTCTTCCTACTACTTCTAATAATGGTGTTAATGGAACTTGGGGTGCAGTTATTTCAACTGCTACTGCGGGAACAATTACTTATACATTTACTCCTTCTGGCTCGGGATGTGCTACTAACACAACTATGGATATAGATGTTACATCTTCTATCCTTCCTACTTTTACTCAACTTGGACCATATTGTATTGGTGATACTCCAGACATTCTTCCTACTACTTCTAATAATGGTGTTAATGGAACTTGGGATGCAGTTATTTCAACTGCTACTGCTGGCACAATTACTTACACATTTACACCTTCTGGTTCTGGATGTGCTACTAATACTACTATGGATATAGATGTTACATCTTGTTCACAAACAGTTACTCCAATTGAGCCTAATGTCATTATTCCAACTGTGTTTACGCCTAATATTGATGGTTATAATGACCAATTCAATATTACAGGTGTAGGAATAACATCTTTACAATTTAAAATCTATAATAGATGGGGACAATTAATTTTTGAATCCAATCAATTAAATGAAGGTTGGAATGGTCGTACAAACTCAGGAACAGAAGTACCTGAAGGAACTTATTATTTTATTGCCACTGTTACAACAACTAATGGAGAAGAGACTCATCATGGTTCCGTAACTTTAATTAGGTAA
- the dnaK gene encoding molecular chaperone DnaK, translating into MGKIIGIDLGTTNSCVSVMEGNEPVVIPNAEGKRTTPSIVAFIEGGERAVGDPAKRQAITNPTKTISSIKRFMGNSFDQVAEEIKRSSYTVEKGDNNTPRVKIDDRLYTPQEISAMVLQKMKKTAEDYLGQTVTEAVITVPAYFNDSQRQATKEAGEIAGLTVKRIINEPTAAALAYGLDKKDQDMKIAVFDCGGGTHDVSVLELGDGVFEVKSTDGDTHLGGDDFDQVIIDWLADEFNKDESVDLRKDPMALQRLKEAAEKAKIELSSTTQTEINLPYVTVTAAGPKHLVRTLSRSQFEQLADSLIKRTIEPCKSALKNAGYSTSDIDEIILVGGSTRIPAVQDAVKKFFGKEPSKGVNPDEVVAIGAAIQGGVLTGEVKDVLLLDVTPLSLGIETMGGVMTKLIEANTTIPSKKSETFSTASDNQPAVDIHVLQGERPMANDNKSLGRFQLTDIPPAPRGVPQIEVTFDIDANGLMNISAKDKATGKEQSIRIEASSGLSDDEIAKMKREAEENAEADKLAKENADTVNQADSLIFQTEKQLKEYGDKIPADKKQPIEDALAELKKSHEAKDLEAMKAGIEKLNTVFQAASQEMYSAQQEGAQADAGAENASGGDDEVTDVDFEEVTEEKK; encoded by the coding sequence ATGGGTAAAATTATTGGAATAGATTTAGGGACAACAAACTCATGTGTTTCTGTAATGGAAGGAAATGAGCCAGTGGTAATTCCTAATGCTGAAGGTAAAAGAACAACACCTTCGATAGTAGCTTTTATTGAAGGAGGAGAAAGAGCTGTAGGTGATCCAGCAAAACGTCAAGCGATTACAAATCCAACTAAAACGATTTCTTCAATAAAACGTTTTATGGGGAACTCTTTCGATCAAGTTGCTGAAGAAATTAAAAGATCATCTTATACGGTAGAAAAAGGTGATAATAATACTCCAAGAGTAAAAATTGATGATAGGTTATATACTCCTCAAGAAATTTCTGCAATGGTTCTTCAAAAAATGAAGAAAACTGCAGAAGATTATTTAGGGCAAACAGTAACTGAAGCTGTAATTACAGTTCCAGCATATTTTAACGATTCTCAAAGACAAGCTACAAAAGAAGCTGGAGAAATTGCAGGTTTAACAGTAAAAAGAATTATTAATGAGCCAACTGCAGCAGCATTAGCTTATGGTCTTGATAAAAAAGATCAAGATATGAAAATAGCAGTTTTTGATTGTGGTGGTGGTACTCATGATGTTTCTGTGTTGGAATTAGGTGATGGTGTTTTTGAAGTGAAATCTACAGATGGAGACACTCACTTAGGTGGAGATGACTTTGATCAAGTAATAATTGATTGGTTAGCTGATGAATTCAATAAAGATGAATCTGTTGATTTACGTAAAGATCCAATGGCTCTTCAACGTTTAAAAGAAGCCGCAGAAAAAGCTAAAATTGAACTTTCAAGTACCACTCAAACAGAAATCAACTTACCATATGTAACAGTAACTGCTGCAGGTCCAAAACACTTAGTAAGAACATTAAGTAGATCTCAATTTGAACAGTTAGCAGATAGTTTAATTAAAAGAACTATTGAGCCTTGTAAATCAGCATTAAAAAATGCAGGTTACTCAACAAGTGATATTGATGAAATAATATTGGTAGGAGGTTCAACAAGAATTCCAGCAGTTCAAGATGCTGTGAAAAAATTCTTTGGAAAAGAGCCAAGTAAAGGAGTAAATCCTGATGAAGTTGTTGCGATTGGTGCAGCTATTCAAGGAGGAGTTTTAACAGGAGAAGTTAAGGATGTTTTATTATTAGATGTTACACCATTATCATTGGGTATTGAAACAATGGGAGGAGTAATGACTAAATTAATTGAGGCAAACACAACTATACCGTCTAAAAAATCCGAAACATTCTCAACAGCTTCCGACAATCAACCTGCAGTGGATATACATGTGCTGCAAGGAGAGAGACCAATGGCTAATGACAATAAATCATTAGGTAGATTTCAATTAACAGATATTCCACCAGCACCAAGAGGAGTTCCTCAAATTGAAGTGACATTTGATATTGATGCTAATGGTTTGATGAATATTTCTGCAAAGGATAAAGCTACAGGGAAAGAGCAAAGTATAAGAATAGAAGCTTCATCTGGACTAAGCGATGATGAAATTGCTAAAATGAAACGTGAAGCAGAGGAAAATGCTGAGGCCGATAAATTAGCAAAAGAAAATGCAGATACAGTTAATCAAGCTGATAGTTTGATTTTCCAAACAGAAAAGCAATTGAAAGAATATGGAGATAAAATTCCTGCAGATAAAAAGCAACCAATTGAAGATGCTTTAGCTGAGTTGAAAAAATCACATGAAGCTAAAGATTTGGAAGCAATGAAAGCTGGAATAGAAAAGTTAAATACTGTTTTTCAAGCTGCATCTCAAGAAATGTATAGTGCACAACAAGAAGGAGCGCAAGCAGATGCAGGGGCAGAGAATGCTTCCGGTGGAGATGATGAAGTAACAGATGTTGACTTTGAAGAAGTAACTGAAGAAAAGAAGTAA